ATAAGTTTGATTTGAGAGTACCAAGTTTTGGATAGTATTCCCTTGTATTTGAGGGCCAAAATGTAAAAGAGTAGCTATTGACTGCTCCATGAGTGTGCGCGACCTGAGTTTCCGACGTAATTATTGGTATAAGACTTCCTTCGTAGAGGTGAAATTTCGATTTGCTGTAGATAAATTCAACAAACTGATTTTGTTCTTCGTTGGAGGCAATAAAACCTGTCGTTTTCTCGAACTCCAATTTGCGAACTGAATCATATTGGAATTCGACTTCATCGATAATTGCATTTGAAGGAGTACTGCTGTTCTTGCGGATACATTCGCCATTGAGCACTAATGAATCCCATCCTCCCAACCGGTTTAAATAAAAGAATACATCTGCTTTAAATGGGTAAATACCTCTGTAGTATATCTTCTTCTTCGGTAAAACGGTGGTGTTCGTTGAATCTACCGCAAAAATTTCAGCGAACTTAAAGTGGTCGCCGAGAATCTGCTGGAGTCTCCCAGGATTCACATTTGTTGATTGAATGATTCCAGGAACGAATGAGCCCAGCGTCTCAGTCTTAATAGTGCCATTCTGCATTGTAGCTTTCACTTTAACTTCGAGCCCTCGATCTGGAAACGCAGATAGAAACAAAGGTTGGTGGAAATACGCTTCAATTGCGTTTGGTGTTATGTTCAGCCAGTTGTTTCTGAAAAAGAAAGGGAGGTCATAAGGCTGAAATCTATTAAAACCGTTGATCATCTGGAACTCAAAATCAACCGGATCGTCATCGGAATCGTTCAAGATAACTTGGAAGGTTTTAACAGCTTCTGGGTGTGTTGAAATGCTCAAGTGATATTGCGGTTGTTCGTTAAGTAATAGATGATCTAAGAGCTTTCTAAGTCTTATTTTAACGGGAATGCCATGTGGCCCCATATCAAACCGCTCATCTACTATCGTAGCCCCAGATAGTTTTATCGAACAAGAAACAGAAGGTTTATCGGAAGTCAAAATGATATCCGGCAAACTTTCTGAATAGTTGATCGCTTGTGGTTTACTTAAAAGGCTGATCATCCTAAAATTGTATTACATCGTACGACAAACCAAGGCTCGCACCCCAGCTGATTCCTTTTGGAGTGACTACTGGACCGAGCGTTATCCCTAGTCCCCATCTGGGCGATTTGGGGATTTTATTTACATCATAGACTTCGGTGATGGAAATACGTGGGTCATGGGCCATTATTGCAGACCTATATTGATATCTATGGAACAAGCTTTTCCGATATGGCGCATATGCCTGGGAGAGCTTGATCTTGGCTGATGGGAATATGGAGTCCGTCTTCAGGTCCACTTTTACATCAAATACGGGATCTTTTGACATCACAAGCCACTCTGTTTTTTTTACGGTATCCGGAATTCGTTCTCCTTTTCCCTTGGCACTCACGCTGACCTGCATAGATGTTAGTCGATCGATTTCTTTCGCGGCTACCTTTAGCGCAGTTGCTAATGTGTCAGCCAGTCCTTTGCTGACATAACCATCAACCGGACCTGTCGTTCTTATGGTATTATACACGTAGGTAATACTGGAAGAATCTCTGGTGGAATCGATAGGAACCAAGGGGGCGCTTTTATTCGCTTTCAGGGCGATATCGTATTGCTCCTGAAGGGTTTTGTATTCAGCCCTTTCTTTATTGAACTGTCGGAAATAATGAATAAACCCTATGCTGACAAAGATCAACGCTAGGATTAGTATAAATGTGGTCTTTTTCATGGCATCACTTTGTTTATTTCTTTTGTAGTTGATTTTCTTATCAAGGAATCATTCGCTTGCGTTTCCTTATCCCTCATCACATAGTCGAAAAGCCTGTTTCGAACATCGTCAAGCTGGCGATCCTTAAGGGATATTAATGAGTCTTTCCTTACTATTTCCTTTGAGCAACTCGCTGCTGCACGATTCAATCGGATTTCGCCAGTTGATCCCCATGTTATTAAAGCCGCCAGCAGAATTGCAAGCAATGTCATCTTGACATTTTTATTAAGGGCATCGAAAATCGGCTGGAACAGTTTCAATAACATGGAAGTAAAATTGGCGTTTATATGAAAATAAGTAAAGGACAGACTACGCCTCGACAAGATCCACTAGGCACGGAGAAATCGCATTTAAGCTGATGGTGAATTGCAGTTTTTGAATAAAGAAGTTACGGCCTTCAATATGTACCTTCTCCAGGATATCTAGATTTTTCAGGTCAATAGTGTTGAGTAAAATAGTTGTATTTACCGCAATTTTATTCTTTTCGATCCATTTGGAGAACTTCTTATGATATACGTTGTATAGCCCGTATTGTCCGTCCCAGGTCAGCGTTCGAGGCGAAAAGGTACTTGCTTCATAATTTGCACTTAAATAGGGATATTTTAACGAATTATTTCCTCCCACTAGTCGATCACCGTTGTGGTATAGCAGGTAAATATCTGTTGGTCGCTTTTCTCTGTCGAGATCTTTTATTCCGGGGACCTGCCATTGTTTCATTTCGCTATCTGAATCTATATTTCGAAAGAAAGTTGCAGGATATACCGGAAGAGGCACAACAGAGGAAGTCATGTCAAAGATGTCGTTATTTTCCTTTTCAACTGCAAAGTTGAAGCCGTCATCTACATACCCATAAGAGAACTGTGTTTCTGAGACAGGCCCGTTAACATGCTTTATTTCCGTCTGCTGAACAGATTTAACGATAGTTCGATCTTCAAAGCGAAATTCTTCTTGATAATATCCGGTTGCATCCAGCGTATAAGGATGATCCATTACAACGGCGAGCGATGGAACTTCAATTATTGAATTGCTGCTAATATCCTCTTTCTTCCGATTTTCAAATCCGTACACATATTGTTTTTTTCGCTGCACTTTGAAATCCAGCTCGGAAGCTATCTTTGAAGTCCAATCCTTAGAGACGTTTCCGGCTAATATAGAATCGTTTGATCGGATAATCAATTTCCCGGATTTCACTGCCATGGTCATACAAAACAAGTTCAATAAGGATTTGACGAAAGTATTGGAATCGACGTCTGGCATGAAATCTTTAAGTTCAATATATGGCGTGCTGGGATACGGGGCGTCCGGACTCGGCCGAGGATTGGACACCATCGGCGGGTAATCGTTATTAAAGTTCACTCCAGAGGGAGTGTCCCAGGGTATATCGCGCAAGCCCCGTTTTCGCCAAGTCGGAAAGTAGAATGTCGGCATGACTAAATGATACAGTTCGTTTTCTGTAAAGGGATTCTCACTGAGCAAACCTCCAAAAATCACATTGAATAAAAATCCAACTCGGAATTGCGGGAATATAGAAGCATGACTGCGATCCACAATCCGGTTTCTTCCTAAATCATCTTCAGGCTTCAAAATAAAGGTCTGCCTATATGGGTTATATAAGTTGATATACTCGTTATCCTGTACTGCATAGGGCGCTTTATCGAGAAACCAACCTGTGGAACTTTGAAATCCGCCATAGTCTTTTTGGCTTTCTACATATCGGGTAAAAGGTATGTTCGTGTTAACTATAGAGATTGGAGCAGCAATAACATCGCCCCGGATACCATCCGAGATCCATGCAGCCCATGCTAAGTATGCTGCGGCGAAGTTATTAGAGTCTTCGTAGTCTACAGTATGGTAGCTTCCTTCAAAGTATTGGCGTCCGAGCTCTAAAGAATACATTGGCCCCTTCAGATGTTCATTGTAGTCGATCCCGATGAACTGAAGCTTTATGTTTTTGAAGTACTGTAGAAAAATAACGTGCCCCTTCAAGATTTCCATACTCTGAAATCGGATGCTTGCAGGCTTATTATTTTTGCTTTCATCTTCGTTTATTCCATAACTACCTAGACGGTTTGGAAATCCAAATGCTTGTAGGTTTTTAGGAGTAGGAGGTATCTCGAAATTCAAGGAATAAGGGGCAGGAATTCGATCTTCCAGCATTAATGGATTTTCAATAGTAAAAGCTAGCTGGATGTCCTTATCTAAATCAACATTAACACCAGCAATTATAATTTCAAGCATATTTAAAAATTTCCGTTTGATTCAGATTGTTTATACTCTTCCATTTTTTCAATGAATCCATCTTTACCCAAGAGAACGACTTTAGCGTGTAGATTCGATAACTTGGTATCTAGCGACTTTAATGTTTCCATATTCTTGATTAACAAGTTTTCGATATTGTTAGTATCACTGACAGTTCCTGTGGTACCGCCGGCTATTCTTCCACCTGCTTGTCGCGCTGGAAGTCTCGGAGACATGGTCTGAGCGATGACGTCTGACAACGTCATCGTGCTGATACGGCCGTTTCTCTGTGCTGTGTCAAGAACGTCGAATATAGGGCTGATTGATGGGTTAGAAACAGCTTTTGCGTTGGCAACCCATTCCTCACCATTTTCCCCGACAATAACCGTCGGAGAAGATATGAAGCCGCGTTTACCTGGTTTGTTCTTTGCGCGGAATTTCTTACCGTCCTGTTCTCGAATAACATCCAATAATTGGCCTCCAGTTTCCGCTCCGGGAATTTCAGGTAGGGGAGTTGCGGCGATAGTGCCGATTTGGATTGCGCCAATAGCTGCAACGAGAGCCATTAAATAAGGGTTTGGAAATGCTGCAGTTATGCCGCGAGCAGTGTTGACTATAGCTGACATGAGCGATACGTTACGTTCGCGTTTTGCGTGATCGCGTGCAACTTTAGCCTTTTTCTTATCCATGTCCGCGTCCATGTTCTCGACCAGTTTGTTGTAATTCTCTTGAGAGATGACTCCATCATCCAGGCGCCGTTTAAGGTTATCCTTCTTCTTATTATTAGCGGCCTCATCTTTTTGCAATTGAGCATTTTCTTTGGCGGCGACCATCGCGTTATATTGCGACCATACTTGGGATAATGCACCAACAAGATTAATAATCTGTTGAATCCGTTCTCTGAGGTCTCCTGTATTTTTGAATAAGTTCTCCCAGTCTCCAATCGACATCCCAAGAATATCGAACTTAGCTCGATCTTGCTCAGCCTTATCTGTCAGTTCATCAGTTTTATCTGAACCTTTTAGTTTCGCAATCTCTTCTTTTAACTGACGAATGCGGTCGATTAAAACTTTTTTCTCTTCTTCTGAAAGGATTTTGTCAGAAAGAACTAGTCCTTCGAATTCACCGCTAGCTTGGGCTCTTTGCAATGTTTCAATCAGGTCTTTTAATTGTTGTTCCATCATCGCCTGCTCTTCTAACATTTGCTGATTTTGTATTACTTTACGAGCTTGGGAAAGCGTCCTGATTTGCGATAGCTCCTTTTTAGAAAGCGTCGCCGAAAGGTACTGTTTCGCTTCATTCAACGTTCTGATTTCACTTAGTTCTTCATTGTGTCGAATTCTCAAGTCTGTGATGATGTCTCTATTTGCAGATATACGAGCGTCGATTTCTTTAGCTATTGTGTCGGAATCAATTTTCGCCAGATTTGCGGAATGCTCTCTCTCTAAAATTTCAAGAGCATCAAGTTGACGTTTGGTCATGGTCTCGCGCGCAACACCCAAAAGCCCAGCTTTAACAAGTCTATCCTGATAAGCGGACTTTTCAGCTTCACCTTCTGTTTGTCTTTTTATTAATATCGAGTCGATATAACTCTTCTCAGCGTCAACGCGTTTTTTCAGTTCTTGATTTGCAGTATTCGTGACGGTCTTTAGTGACTCGCCATACTTTTGGTTAATCGAATCTAGTTTGCCTTGATATTCTTCCTGGTATTTGGCAAGTTCAACCAATTGGGATTTGTCGAGCTCAGAAAGGTCCTCTCGGAAAAGCCCCTTTTGTTGAAGCAGATCCTGATGGTGATTTTCAGCATCATCTAACTCCTTTTGGTAGGCTTTTCTGCGTTTGGAATCAGCCTTGGAGTCAGATGTTGGGATTACGGTATTATTGTCATCGTTATTATCAGTGCCGTTGACAACTTGAATATTCTTTGCGATATCTTCTTCTAGTTTTATAATTTCATCAGCAAACCGTTTTTCCTGCGCCTCTATAGTTTTTATATTGCTTTCTACATGCTTGTTATAAGCGATCGCCCAATCGTTAGAAAAGAAAGTTTCAGAATTTAACGCTTCATAACGTTCCCCTAGGCTTGCGCCGCTAAATCCGCGTCTTTTGCGTTCTTGCTCATCGAACTTTTGTTGAGCAAGTTTCTCCAGCCGATCTCGCATTGCTCGCACGGTAGCTTGTTTAACCAACGATTTGGTGTACTCGTCAATTGCTTTTTTTGCATTTCCGGCCATAATTTCCTCATCGGTATAATCCTTCAATATGTCTGGCATTATTTCTCTAAGTCGCTTTACTGCCGCCAGTCTAGCCCCATCAGCTTTAACTTTATCCAATGCTACATTTATATTCTGTTCGATTGAAGCAGTCTCAGCGATTACGCTTTTATTTGCTTCTAATAAGGTTTCATTGTATGATTTTTGCACAACTTCAGCTTGCGACATCCGTTTGGATTTTAAATATAGTGCTGTAGTAAGTGCGACAATAGCAGTAACCAATAAACCTACTGGATTAGCTCTTATAGCAGCATTCCAAAGCCTGGTGGCAGTGGTAGCTACGCCTGTGGCCTTTGCACTTGCATATTGAGCTATCGTGTTGTAGTTAATCGCAATTGTATATGTCGTGATCACTGTAGTTAGAAAGGTTATTAACTTCCAATTTTCACCTAAGAAAGTCATCATTGTTCTCAATCCTGTAATGAACATTGAAAACAGATTCAGCCCTTCAGTCATGACAGGCCATAGCTTTTCTCCCAACTCAATCCACAGAGCTTTTACTTGTTTTTGAGCCATCTCAAGCTTAGCTGCTGCGGACTGATTTTTAAGCTCGTATTCGTTCGTGATAGAAGTTCCGTCAATCATTGACTTATTCGCTAAATCCATTGATGATGTAAGTACATCGACGTTATTTGCTAAAGAACCTATAACTCCAATAACACGGCCCCCATCTTCACCCAGATCTCCGAGGGTTGCGGCCAGCTCATTTATACCATTTGCATTATTCTTGACGCCCTGTAGCACTTTCGTAAATGCACCCATGAAATCCTTTTCAAGAAGTGCCTTGAAATCTGTAATTTTCATTCCAGCGTACTTACTATAAGTTTCTGCTTCGGAAGCCAGTTTTAAGAATAGTTTTGATAACGCGGTCGAAGATACCTCTTCGGTTTGCCCAAGCTGATCTAATGCCGCACCTAAACCGAGTATCTGATCTATTGATACTTTAGCCAATGGCGCAACACCAGCCATCCTCCGAGCAAATTCGACCATGTATCCTTCGTTCGCAGTCGAAGCCATACCCAGCTCGTTAAGGGCGGACCCGACTTTAAGAAATGCCTCCTCAGTACTATAAAGGTCTTTTAACTTAAAAATATCAACGAGCTTTCCTATTTTATTAACAGTCTCTTCTACATTTCCACCGAGATCCTCATTCAGAGAAACAATGATCTGGTTATTAGCTTTAACGAATTCAGTGATCTCTGATATCTCTTTGTAACCTAGCTTTCCAGCGATTCTTGAAAGGCCCAATAAGTCTTCTTGTGATGTTCTTGTTTCGATTTCACTCAGCTCTCGATTTAGTTCCTTTACAGAATCTTTGCTTAGATTCGTCGTTTTCATGACATCAACCAAAAGATCATCGAAGGTTGCATATTCTGTGATTGCTTTCCTAACCCCGAGGCTTATAGCCGTAAATGATACAGCAGCGGCAGCAGCAGTAGATACCCATCCTTTGAATCTGCCACTTAGTTTGTTAATTGAGTTTCCAGTTTGTTCAGACCCGACTTGGAGCTCTCCTAATCTTGCTGAAACAATTTCAATCTGCTTAGCGTATTGAATGTATTGTTCGGATCCAGGTATGCTGTTGTTTCTTAGGCGTCGTAGGTCAGTAAGTTG
The DNA window shown above is from Sphingobacterium hotanense and carries:
- a CDS encoding phage tail tape measure protein, with translation MASKLKAETLALDVVVNANEAQKNINKLGREITDTSSRVKDLQNQQALLAKEGKKDSEAYRELSKEIKLNRDRVKELKDEQGKLINSLSLEQKTLSQLQRQLTDLRRLRNNSIPGSEQYIQYAKQIEIVSARLGELQVGSEQTGNSINKLSGRFKGWVSTAAAAAVSFTAISLGVRKAITEYATFDDLLVDVMKTTNLSKDSVKELNRELSEIETRTSQEDLLGLSRIAGKLGYKEISEITEFVKANNQIIVSLNEDLGGNVEETVNKIGKLVDIFKLKDLYSTEEAFLKVGSALNELGMASTANEGYMVEFARRMAGVAPLAKVSIDQILGLGAALDQLGQTEEVSSTALSKLFLKLASEAETYSKYAGMKITDFKALLEKDFMGAFTKVLQGVKNNANGINELAATLGDLGEDGGRVIGVIGSLANNVDVLTSSMDLANKSMIDGTSITNEYELKNQSAAAKLEMAQKQVKALWIELGEKLWPVMTEGLNLFSMFITGLRTMMTFLGENWKLITFLTTVITTYTIAINYNTIAQYASAKATGVATTATRLWNAAIRANPVGLLVTAIVALTTALYLKSKRMSQAEVVQKSYNETLLEANKSVIAETASIEQNINVALDKVKADGARLAAVKRLREIMPDILKDYTDEEIMAGNAKKAIDEYTKSLVKQATVRAMRDRLEKLAQQKFDEQERKRRGFSGASLGERYEALNSETFFSNDWAIAYNKHVESNIKTIEAQEKRFADEIIKLEEDIAKNIQVVNGTDNNDDNNTVIPTSDSKADSKRRKAYQKELDDAENHHQDLLQQKGLFREDLSELDKSQLVELAKYQEEYQGKLDSINQKYGESLKTVTNTANQELKKRVDAEKSYIDSILIKRQTEGEAEKSAYQDRLVKAGLLGVARETMTKRQLDALEILEREHSANLAKIDSDTIAKEIDARISANRDIITDLRIRHNEELSEIRTLNEAKQYLSATLSKKELSQIRTLSQARKVIQNQQMLEEQAMMEQQLKDLIETLQRAQASGEFEGLVLSDKILSEEEKKVLIDRIRQLKEEIAKLKGSDKTDELTDKAEQDRAKFDILGMSIGDWENLFKNTGDLRERIQQIINLVGALSQVWSQYNAMVAAKENAQLQKDEAANNKKKDNLKRRLDDGVISQENYNKLVENMDADMDKKKAKVARDHAKRERNVSLMSAIVNTARGITAAFPNPYLMALVAAIGAIQIGTIAATPLPEIPGAETGGQLLDVIREQDGKKFRAKNKPGKRGFISSPTVIVGENGEEWVANAKAVSNPSISPIFDVLDTAQRNGRISTMTLSDVIAQTMSPRLPARQAGGRIAGGTTGTVSDTNNIENLLIKNMETLKSLDTKLSNLHAKVVLLGKDGFIEKMEEYKQSESNGNF